One Chloroflexota bacterium genomic window carries:
- a CDS encoding adenosine-specific kinase: protein MELKIVSIEKPEDMNFILGQSHFIKTVEDIHEALVTAVPGIRFGVAFCESSGPALVRASGTDPELVELAKKNALALAAGHAFIIMLGNVYPINVLNRIKDVPEVCRIFCATANPVQVIIAETEQGRGILGVIDGVKTKGVETDEDIKKRKDFLRMIGYKL, encoded by the coding sequence ATGGAATTGAAGATCGTATCCATTGAGAAGCCCGAGGACATGAACTTCATCCTCGGCCAGTCCCATTTCATCAAGACGGTGGAGGACATCCACGAGGCACTGGTAACGGCCGTCCCGGGCATCCGCTTCGGCGTGGCCTTCTGCGAGTCGTCCGGGCCGGCCCTGGTGCGCGCCAGCGGCACCGACCCCGAATTGGTGGAACTCGCCAAGAAGAACGCGCTGGCCCTCGCCGCGGGGCACGCCTTCATCATCATGCTGGGCAATGTGTACCCCATCAACGTGCTGAACCGCATCAAGGACGTGCCCGAGGTGTGCCGCATCTTCTGCGCCACGGCCAACCCCGTGCAGGTCATCATCGCCGAGACGGAACAGGGGCGCGGCATCCTGGGCGTGATTGACGGCGTGAAGACCAAAGGCGTGGAGACCGACGAGGACATCAAGAAGCGCAAGGACTTCCTGCGCATGATCGGTTACAAACTGTGA
- a CDS encoding peptidoglycan DD-metalloendopeptidase family protein, which translates to MKGSPRRIAAVALCLALALCAAGTAHASLPYPTVHHTLAWGETLADVAARFGVTVEALAAANGIADLYMLAPGRALVLPSPEPATESASVYVVQPGDTLFGIAARFGTTVEALAAANGIADPARIQAGQPLTIPSSSAVSATVGAGPIRSVDARPAPVAQGQVLVITAHPDEGVLLDGWLDGQRLAFSRDGDLAFALVPVGFAATPGARQLVVWARTSPADAVRLSLTVQVREGTFESSLVTIPPDRTYLLDPTLLEQDRLQLERAFGMRTAHKLWTGEFLQPVQGAVTTSFGAYRQYNDGRRESRHGGIDLSAPTGTPVLAANAGRVVFAGALQVYGNGIVIDHGLGVCSAYFHLHTIAVQVGQSVQKGEAIGTVGNTGLSTGAHLHWEMRLSNVPVNPTQWLSQSIP; encoded by the coding sequence ATGAAAGGCTCTCCCAGGCGGATCGCCGCCGTCGCCCTGTGTCTGGCCCTAGCGCTGTGCGCGGCAGGGACCGCCCACGCCAGCCTCCCGTACCCGACCGTGCACCACACGCTCGCCTGGGGCGAAACACTGGCCGACGTGGCCGCGCGCTTCGGCGTAACCGTAGAGGCGCTGGCCGCCGCCAACGGCATCGCCGACCTGTATATGCTGGCCCCGGGCCGCGCGCTAGTCCTGCCCTCGCCGGAGCCTGCGACGGAGTCGGCCAGCGTGTACGTCGTGCAGCCGGGCGACACGCTGTTCGGCATCGCCGCGCGCTTCGGGACTACGGTGGAAGCGCTGGCCGCCGCCAACGGCATCGCCGACCCCGCCAGAATCCAGGCGGGCCAGCCCCTTACGATTCCGAGCAGCAGCGCCGTGTCCGCGACCGTCGGCGCCGGGCCGATTCGGAGCGTGGATGCGCGGCCCGCGCCCGTGGCCCAGGGCCAGGTGCTGGTCATCACCGCGCACCCCGATGAAGGCGTCCTGCTGGACGGCTGGCTGGACGGTCAGCGGCTAGCCTTCTCCCGCGACGGCGACCTCGCCTTCGCGCTCGTGCCCGTCGGCTTCGCTGCGACGCCGGGCGCGCGGCAACTGGTGGTATGGGCGCGCACGTCGCCCGCCGACGCGGTCCGCCTCTCGCTCACCGTTCAGGTGCGCGAGGGCACGTTTGAGAGCAGCCTGGTAACCATCCCGCCCGACCGCACGTATCTTCTGGATCCGACCCTCCTGGAGCAAGACCGCCTGCAATTGGAGCGCGCCTTCGGCATGCGCACGGCGCACAAACTCTGGACGGGTGAGTTCCTGCAGCCCGTTCAGGGCGCGGTTACCACGTCGTTCGGGGCCTATCGCCAGTACAACGACGGGCGGCGCGAGTCGCGGCACGGTGGCATAGACCTGTCGGCCCCGACCGGCACGCCCGTCCTGGCCGCCAACGCCGGCAGGGTGGTCTTCGCCGGCGCACTCCAGGTGTACGGCAACGGCATCGTGATAGATCACGGCCTGGGCGTTTGCAGCGCCTACTTCCACCTGCACACCATCGCCGTGCAGGTCGGGCAGTCGGTGCAGAAGGGGGAAGCCATCGGCACCGTGGGCAACACAGGGCTATCCACCGGCGCCCACCTGCACTGGGAGATGCGCCTCAGCAATGTTCCGGTGAACCCAACACAATGGCTGTCGCAGTCCATCCCATAG
- a CDS encoding radical SAM protein, whose translation MKRSWRALLVNPWIYDFAAYNLWSEPTGLLEVGAYLLGLGYEVWLLDCLDRRHPDLRAYRIREDRFGCGHFLKTVVPKPDCVGHVPRRFGRYGLPLDTVRRQLAAVPPPDIILATSGMTYWYPGVHFAIALLRESFPGVPVVLGGIYATLCADHARQHSGADYVLPGDWKATLPALLAGLNLRPSDAPMPCYPAHHLRRNQGFAAVATSRGCPYRCTYCASRLLNPTGYVPRPVDDVVAEIAHIVQDLQIPDIAFYDDALLVHSAEHLERILDGIMARGIRCRFHTPNGIHARGMTEALAHKMKQAGFETIRIGLETVSEATLQATGAKTSAAEFAQAVEYLKRAGFTGRQVGAYILAGLVGQTFHEVMDTIAFVHSLGVTAHVSRFAPIQGTVEWERWVRAGLIAADADPLLQNHVLPFPPGAPLTEDEYQAAVLAAREGNARLRAHPDVSQ comes from the coding sequence ATGAAGCGTTCGTGGCGTGCGCTACTGGTCAACCCGTGGATTTATGACTTCGCCGCGTACAACCTGTGGAGCGAGCCGACGGGCCTGCTGGAGGTCGGCGCGTACCTGCTGGGCCTGGGCTACGAAGTGTGGCTGCTGGACTGCCTGGACCGCCGACACCCCGACCTCCGGGCGTACAGAATCCGCGAGGACCGGTTTGGCTGCGGGCACTTCCTGAAAACCGTGGTCCCGAAGCCCGATTGCGTGGGCCACGTCCCCCGCCGCTTTGGCCGCTATGGCCTGCCGCTGGACACGGTGCGCCGCCAACTCGCCGCCGTCCCGCCCCCCGACATCATCCTGGCTACCTCCGGTATGACCTACTGGTACCCGGGCGTGCATTTCGCCATCGCGCTTCTCCGCGAATCGTTCCCCGGCGTGCCGGTTGTCCTGGGCGGCATCTACGCCACCCTGTGCGCCGACCACGCGCGTCAGCATTCGGGCGCCGACTACGTCCTCCCAGGCGACTGGAAGGCGACGCTGCCGGCGCTGCTGGCGGGACTGAACCTGCGCCCATCCGACGCGCCCATGCCCTGCTACCCCGCCCATCACCTTCGGCGCAACCAGGGCTTCGCCGCCGTCGCGACGTCGCGCGGCTGCCCCTACCGCTGCACCTACTGCGCGTCGCGCCTGCTCAATCCGACGGGCTACGTCCCCCGTCCGGTGGACGACGTCGTGGCCGAGATTGCCCACATCGTCCAGGACTTGCAAATCCCCGACATTGCCTTCTACGACGACGCGCTGCTGGTGCACTCGGCGGAGCACCTGGAGCGCATCCTGGACGGCATCATGGCGCGGGGCATTCGCTGTCGGTTCCACACGCCCAACGGCATCCACGCCCGCGGCATGACCGAGGCGCTGGCGCACAAGATGAAGCAGGCGGGGTTTGAGACGATTCGCATCGGGTTGGAGACCGTATCCGAGGCAACGCTGCAAGCCACGGGCGCCAAGACCAGCGCCGCCGAGTTCGCGCAGGCCGTCGAATACTTGAAGCGGGCGGGGTTCACGGGCAGGCAGGTGGGCGCGTACATCCTGGCGGGGCTTGTCGGACAGACGTTCCACGAGGTCATGGACACCATCGCGTTTGTCCACTCGCTGGGGGTAACGGCGCACGTGTCGCGGTTCGCGCCGATCCAGGGCACGGTGGAGTGGGAGCGGTGGGTGCGCGCGGGCCTGATCGCCGCCGACGCCGACCCGCTCCTGCAGAATCACGTCCTGCCGTTTCCGCCGGGCGCGCCGCTGACCGAGGACGAGTACCAGGCGGCGGTGCTGGCGGCACGAGAGGGGAATGCGCGGCTACGCGCCCATCCGGACGTTTCCCAATAG